The following DNA comes from Solanum stenotomum isolate F172 chromosome 11, ASM1918654v1, whole genome shotgun sequence.
aattggaatcaCACTCAACTTAACCCACACTATTGGAaagaaccctaacttgaattgggggtttcatcttcacaattgggggaattctagggggctccatggatggaagaattcatggatgaataagctaacataccttgTATATAAAGCCTATAAAATCTTTCAACAATGGAGTCTTGTTCTTGACCTAGGCTTCAAGCTCTATCTCCTTTTTTAagtcttagagagagaaatatttgagagaagagcttttggggatttgatttgggtcttgGGATATAGTGACTTAATTGGGGTGGTTAAATggttaaaatagtttatatatgtGTACTAAGACTAGGCAATATGACCCCATTCAATAACCACATAATTAGGAATTTACCAACTTAACCCTCACTAGGCAGCCTGCTCCCAAGCACCACGCCCAACCTCACGAACCGTCAAGGGCACCATGTCCAGTGAAGGTGCCagtggtcccttgaccagtagctTGGATCCCTCTACATGACCCCCAAAAGGTGAAGGAAACCCCACAAGCCTTCCCACGAGTTGCGGTTTTCATCACTGACCGTGAAGTGTCTCGTGAAGATGAGCCAACCTTACGAAAGCCTTGGTGAGCTACTGCCTCACTACCATGGGTGgaaccacgagtcgtggtggctaccacgagccgtgaaggcTCTCCTGGCCTAGGGCAGTGCCTTGGCAGCTTGGGGTAGCCTTGGCTCTTTTCTTGGACTTTGACCCTTTGCCTTGGCTCATGCCCTCTAGCCTTGACTTGTAGTCCTCTAACTTAGCCCTAGTTGGCCTGATAaactacggggtgttacatattgatgatctatttgatcAGCTACAAGGTGCTACTTATTTTTCCAAAACTtgagatcaggttatcatcagttgaaagtTAAGACCGAAGATATCTCTAAGACAACCTTACGGACCAGATATGGGCACTTCAAATTTTTGGTGATATCTTTCAGACTAACTAATGCACCCACAACATTTATGGATCTCATGAGCAGAGTATTCAAGCCATACTTAGACcattttgtgattgtgttgattgatgatattttggtctactCACGGGGTGAGGCCGAACATGAATACCACTTGAGAGTTGTATTGCAGACACTTAGAGAACGAaagctttatgccaagttctcaaaatgtgagttttggttgagcACAATGTCCTTTTTAGGACATGTGGTGTCACGAGATGGAATCCAATTTGATCCAAAGAAGATAGAAGCAATTCACGATTAGCCTCGACCTAATACTCCTATAGAGATATGCTGTTTCTTAGGAATGGCTGGATACTACAGACGATTTGTGGAGGGTTTCTCAAAGATAGCCGCTCCATTGACACGTTTAACTCAGAAATGTGTGGTATTTTGATGGTTAGGTGGATGTGAAGAAGGTTTTGAGAAATTAAAGATTGCATTGATTACAACTCTGGCCTTGACCTTACCTACTGCGAATGGTGGTTTCAccatttattgtgatgcatctaaaatagtttgggttgtgtattaatgtAGAATGGCAAAGTGGTGGCATATGCTTCCTGGCAACTAAAGATTCGTGAGAAGAATTATTTGACGCATGACCTAAAATTGGACGCAATCATATTTGCACTAAAAATTTGgcgtcactatctttatggtgaGGTGTGTGAAATCtatactgatcacaagagtttaTAATACATATTCAAGCAAAGAgatctgaatttgaggcaaTGACAGTGGTTGGAgctacttaaagattatgatctTACTATTTAATTTCATCCGGGAAAGGTGAATATGGTGGCAGATGCTTTGAGTAGAAAGTCTATGGGTAGCTTGGCCTATATTGTGGATGAAAGGAGACCTATGGCTATGAATATTCAAGGTTTATCCAATCAGGGAGTTCGAATTGACCATAAGTTGCCTGGAAGGTTGATTGCAGGTATGGTGGTGTAATCATCCTTAGTTGGAGAAGTCAAGACTTACCAATATAACGATCCCCAACTTGCTAGACTACGAGATCGAGTGCAGAATAGGGGTGTGAAGTCATTTTCTATTGATGGAGATGGCATTCTACGTCGAAATGGTAGATTGTGTATTCCCATGGTAGGTAATGTGAAACAACTAATATTGGAGGAGGCTCATAGCTCGCGAAAATCCATCCACCCAGGCGCTATGAAGATGTATCAAAACTTGCGTGAATTGTACTGGTGGAAAGGTATGAAGGCTGATATTTTGAAACAAGTGACTAGTTGCTTAAATTGTCAGCAGGTCAAATATGAACATTAAAAACCAGGTGAAGTAATGCAAAACTTGATTATCccagagtggaagtgggagagaATTACTATGGATTTTGTCATTGAGTTACCGAATACTTTCAAGAAACACGACTCAGTTTGGGTGATTGTGGACAGACTCACAAAATCTGCCCATTTCATACCAGTTCGGGTTACTCATACTGCGAAGCAGTTAGGAGATATTTACCTTCGAGAGATAGTTCGGATTCATAGGGTGCATATTTCAATAATAACAGATCGAGGTGCATAATTCACTGCTAAattttggaagtcctttcagAAGTCGTTGGGTTCACAAGTTGAGTTgagtacaacctttcatcccCAAACTGACGGACAGTCtgaataatttattcaaatctTGGAGGACATGCTTAGAGATTGTTCGATTGATTTTGGTGGTCATTGGGATGATCAGTTGCCTCTAGCagaatttgcttataataataactaCCAGTCAAGTATACATGTGGCGCCATATGAGGCTTTATATGGTCACAGATGTTGATCACCAATCGGTTAGTTTGAACCTGGTGAAGCGCAATTATTATGTCTAGATTTGGTTCAACAAGAGTTAGAGTAGGTTGCATTGATACAAGAATGACTTCGGATAACACAAAGTAGACAAAAGTCCTACACAAATAAGAAAGTCTGTGATGTGGAGTTCATTAAGGGCGAAAAGGTTTTTCTAAAAGTTTCCCCTATGAAAAGAGTAATGAGATTCAGACGGAAAGGGAAGATAAGTCCTAGATACATTGGTCCTTATGAGGTTCTGGATCAGATTGGGTTAGTGGCGTACAAACTTGCATTACCTCCGAGATTGTCCGCGGTACATCTAGTGTTTCACGTGTCCATGCTTCGACGATATATTCATGATGATAGACATAAGATCCAGCTAGAAAATGTGGAGCTTGACGAGAATTTAGCGTATCATGAAGGTCCAATATCTATTCTTGATAGGCAAGTGCGACAGTTGAATTCAAAGAAGGTAGCTTCAGTTAAAGTGTTGTGGTACAATCATCCAACCGAGGAGGCTACTTGGGAGTCTGAGGCGGACATGCGGGATATATATCCTCACCTATTTGACACGTTAGGTATGACTCTGGATTCGTTCAAGGACGAACGTTATTTTAAGTTGGGGAGAATGTAATAACCCTTTTTTTAATGAAGGGTTAATTAGTAATTTAACCAATAATTAATATAGTTATTAAGAGTATCAAAAAGAAGTGGGCTAAACCTAATATTTTTCTGCTCCTCACACTTCGGTTACAGAAAAGAGTAGAATATTAGGGCAGTTCATTCCTTAATAGTggagaagaaaataagaagcaACAATTTGGGAAAACATTTTTGGGAGTTCATAGACGGATACTAAACCTTTCTACCACTGTTTTGGTGATAAGTTGCAGGTATTGAACTTCTTGTTATTGTGTTCTCTTGTTAGCTTAAACCTCAACCTATGTAGTTGAGCATTCTTCTGTCTAAAGAAGCACTGAAACTATGTTTCTCTTTAAAGGAAACTTAAGTGCTGAAATTTAAAGTCATTATTGGCTATGAACTGATGTAGCAAACAAAACTGGTGCAGGAACCGAAATTTCTATTTTGGTTTAGGATTATTTATGCGCGATTTGGCTATTTGGGAATACAATGCTAACTAATGGTGCATAAAATTCACTACTTAAGTTTGGTTAGTGATGTAGAGATATTTTGTTATCCTAAATCCATGGTTTAGGGGTGAGATATTAAGGTGTAACACTAAGCTTTAAAGTTAGGGATATTGAGACTTGGCCCCAACTAGTATAATTAATATCGTTGATCAATATTTTTGCATAGTTTGAGGTCATTGGGGGATGTTTGGTTGGTGTTCTACACGTTCGAGATTGTGGAACTTTTCATAAGCGAGATAAGTGAGACTTTAAGCTTTAGTACTTGCTTTTTGAACCTACTTTGTAAATGTGTTTTATCTGTCTGGTCCATGTGTTTGGACAAACATGTGCTTGATAGAAtactaaatattcttttataagTTATATGTGGCCTGATATTAGATATCCTTCCTCATTATCGTGATATAGTTACTAGGAGCATACATAGATGCCGTAGTATGTTAGAGGCATACCTATGCTATCGTAATATGTTAGGGGCCTGGTACATGCTGCCGTAGTATACTTTGGGGCATTATATATGTTGTCGTGGACTTGTTCGGGTGTGAGGACAATCTCCTTCACTGTCGTTTATGACAAGCTATGAGTGTGGATTGAGTTTGAGACATTTAGGGTCCAATTTGAACAATTCATTGGACTTATTGAtcattatattatgaaatattttcttgTGCATATCATTACGTGTTTGTGGTATAAATGTATTTTCTAACACTTGTTATAGGGGTATTAAGGCAGCAGGTCGAGGATCTTACTGAGTTATATTTACATATAGCTCTCACTACTTACCTGCATGTCTATGCAGATACTATTGCAGAGGGTGAGATTAGTGGTTAGTGAGCTCTTTCGCGTGGATTCTGCTGCTGAGGTGAGACTTTGCATTGTTCGTGGAGGCTACTGTTATTTAATTATAGTTATGACTTCTTTTCTTGGGGTTTGCATACCCGATAGTTGAACTCATGTAACTCTAATAGATGCTCCATGGTCTTATTGTGGGATTTGGGCTAGAGACATATTAGTTAAGTGAtgttttcttttcataaattgATATACAATTTTGGTTGgatagtgatttttttttatgagtgTTGATGAGTTTTGGAGTTGCAAAAGTCTTATCTTGTGCTTAAATGATTTGGTAAGTGTATGGATATTTGGTATGCTCGGTAGGTGGTGTTAGCGGGTGCCAGTCATGTTTAGGGGGTGTTTCAGGATGTGACACGTTGCATATTGCTCTTCCACATTTGTCATTCTGGAAAATTCCCCTTTATGTGCCATGGGAAACAACATGTGCATTTTATGCCTAAAATTCAAGACAAGTTTCATTCGAATTCCTCATAAACTCATCCATACGAATAAAAAGGTACTTCGATGCTTCATTGATTTTCTTAGTTCcctttttcaaaagtttttccTGTGGAATTTACCCAGAAAATCTTTACTATATCTTGTTTGATATTCTGTTTGTTAATTTGAATTTCTACTTTccatttaattttctttgtttgctTCTTAGTTTCAGTATTCCTCAAATCCTTCTTTATAGCCTACGCTTCACTCCTCCCCTAATATATCTCTCTGATTTTACTtgtttcttcttaattttcaatgtCAGTAAGCTGTGTAAAGTTCTTATTGATTTCACTAGAACTTTGAAAAGGTGTGCGCTCACTTTCCCTTACTCTTCCCACTTCTCATGCTTACCTATGCATATAAATAGTGCGGGCTATATGATAGAGTTGATGGTCCTAAGATGTTTGATataattgatataaaattaatgtatatgcagttattttaaaaataaaatataagaatttGGTTTGTCAAAATTTACCATGCTCACTTATGTGTTCGATAATTTATTCGAAAAAAGGAAGGAATAGTCATCGGTGATTGAGTACAGTTAGTAATAGGTACCATTTTTTGAGCTAAATTATTAGGTCGTAATTGGCCCTTAGCTATTGTTTGTCGATTCTAGATAGAGCCCAATCAACCTCTccaccttaacacttaagaccACGAACATCCTTAAGATCAAAATAGTAGAACCCCATCTCAATAAATGCATGAAAATTACATAATACTTGAAGGCTAATagaaaaagattgaatctttgaACTTAGTAGAATACCCCATTTcaagaaatatgaaaataacACAGAAAACAGAGAGAACTTGAGGGTAAAGGAAACAAAGTAAAGTGACAGCTTACTAAGACCAAAACATGGTAAATTCCATCtgaagaaaaatatcaaaaaaataataatgcagATAACAGAGAAAACTTAAGGCAAAGTGAAAAGTGGCAGCCTACTTTGAGTGACCAATGATAGCCAATAAAAATACCAAAGATAACATAATTGTGATTATTAGTGTGCTCAATTTCCTTCACTTTTGTTTGTCCCTGTTCTTCGGCTTCCTTTGATTGTTGTCACTTAGTTTCTTCGCTTTACTTTATCCGCTTACATTTCATGCTTCCTTTAGTGATCTACTTAAAGTTTAAAAGGAGCCACTCAGCATAGATTATTGCTCATACTTTTGCAAAAATGGGCGAGTAAAATGAAATATCTACCTTTggtataaaaataaactaatatgAAACGAAAGAAGTATCTAGAAGTTGAGGCTCACTTACCAAATAAATCAGCCTTAGAAATTAGCCAAACTAgacattattaattaattattacccTTATTTATAAGCCAACAAGGGTTGGGACTAACACAATAATACATAGTTATACTCAAGGAAACATATTGTGTATTGTAAAGTTGTGTTGGATTAAAATTACATCAATTTCTTTGGTCTTTTTCATTTAACACGTGTCATCAAACCACGTGTACCCTCAAGGCCTCACCAACACTCCTCAAAGAGCAAAACTGAGTCTCAGTACTTGGTGGTTTGTGGTTTCTCTTTCTCTTacttatattgatttttttgaatCTCTTCATTCCTTATGCTTGCAATTTTAGGGTTGCGTAATTATGAATTTTGGTATGGTTTTTGGGGTTTTATCCTCTACTGGCCTTGATAAATGGATTAAGtttatttagaaattttttaatttgataattgaaTCTTGTTGTCCAGGTGTTAACAAAATCCAGCAAATTAGATAAGATGGGTTTGGTATCAAAAGAGATTGATAATCTCTTGGGGTAAGTTCACAATGTTTCTGTTCATACTTTGAATTGCTGGAAACATCAACctatattattttcctttttagaataataatttCGCCCTAGTTGGAATCAAGAATGTACTTTTCTACTACTTCATCTAATTGCATGTTATAAATATGTGTTGTTGTTCCATTTGGAAGTCTAAGGTGGGTATGAAATATCTACTTTATATAGTTTActttttggattattttttatttttgtacaaaGTCCTGCTAAATTGTTTAACAGTTGTATCAATTATAACAAGTCACACTCTCATGTCTCATACTCCAGAAATACAGAAACAAAGAAATTTCACGATCGAACTAccaaaagaatataaaaaggACTATTTCGACTTTAGTACATCATTGGAAACAACGTCTCTATCTCTCAAGGTAAGAGTAAAACtaagtatattattgttgtagACTTTAAGTACATCGTTCAAATATTCTTTGATTGTCTTTTATCCTAAGGATTTGTGAATAGTACTATCGTTCTAAAAGGtaagtaatttctttctaatAATAAGAACTCTCCTTAAAGTTGTAACTCTCACCaaattcttttcatattaattaatgaattatgttattttcattttttggagAGATTGCAGAAGAGGCCAGACACATGGAATATGATAAATAGAACGTCAAGACATTTACAAATTTGTCAGCTCTTCTTTTATTCTTGCCCCGATTTTGTTATTGAAAGTTAATTTATATTTGTTCTATTCAGTGCTGATATCATCCTATGGGAAGCATCTCTGAAAGGTTGCAAGTGAGTCAAATAGAGAAAGAGGATAACATGCAATCTATTACCTCTAGGGTTGATCAGGACACATAAACATGCTCGCTAAGTCTCAAATAGATTTATAGTTAACTAAGATGAGGAGTATGACACCTCAAGAGGCAACGATAGCTATTGCAGAAGCAGAAGTAACCACAATAGATGCTGCACAAGCCTTTGCAGAAGTTGCAATGAAGCACCCCGAAGATGGTAAGATATTTTTATAACATCATACCGGtccctttttcctttatttcttttccttgcATCTCCTCACTTTAGTATTTTGAATGCTAAAATGATTTAATGAGAAACGAAATAAATTACCTTAGCTCTTCATCTTTTCATGCTTTTTTCCCCTTCTAATGTAACTTGGTAGAGAAAATGAGATGCATAGGAGaagattttcattttaaaaagatatagaAAAATTTGCATATTAGCTTAACTAAATCCCACATTGAAGGTATAATATTTTTACTGGATATTCATGCAAACATTACAGAAAAAAAAGACCAGGACACACTTCAGGCTCCTATGGAGATTTCTTTTTGAGATGTGAAAAGACCAGGACATATGTGCACCAATGCTCACGATGTAGTAAAAATGGTATCTTTCATATGAATCTCATACTACATAAAGTACTGAAGAAATGAAAATGAGAGAACTTGAATTGTAGAAATAGACCGTCATCTGACATGACCTCACATGCTTAGatctaattaataaaaatgttgATGTACAATGgatgaaaattgaacaatttatCAGAATgaaaaagcaataaaaataaagtacCTTATACGACTCTACTTATTTGATCCACACTATTATTGGTATATCGCGACGTCCACACTTACTAATCGTGAATGATCAAAATAAGCTTTTCTTAGTTTGGTAAATTCCCTTTAAAGGATAATCAATTTCTTTTCCAATGAATTGCAGTCAACTCCCTCGAGGAGCTCAACGAGAATTATGCTATTGTTACTGCTAATCAGATAGATGCATTTTCTAATTGGTTTatcattttctctatttttttgttcAGGATATCTTTTTGTATCTAACTAGATATAGTGGATTAATAACAAGACAACAATAACATTTTTGTGTTGTTTACTAAATGACATAAAAATTACTTGCTTGTACTATTTTTGGGATCAGTTTCTTGTACTTTATGCATTATTATTTGCAGGTTTCAACACATGACGATCCAAAAACAAGTGTTATCTCTCAAGTGTGGTTGCACTTCTATTTATATGTCAGTGCACACTCATTTTTTAATCTAATTTAGATGTTACTGGGAATATAGTAATGCAATTGTTGCACGTAAATTTAGATGTTACTGGGAATATAGTAATGCAATTGTTGCACATaaattcttttttcctttttgtttacacttcttgaaaagcAAATTGATACTTACCACCAAAAAATGAGCAGTGCTTAGTAAAGTAGAAATCATTAGCTGTCAATTGTTCATAGTCAGCAGTGGAAGAGGGCGTATCTTTGATTGCTCAAGTTGCCCATTTTTTGGTTCATTTTCTCTTCAAGAGATATTTCGTAAGTTTGACATACGTATTTCAGCATCAATTGATGAAGATACAAGTCAGTATATTAGTGACAAGGGTTAATCTAGCTGCTACATATATAGGAGAGTCCTAACCATATTCTAACACAGAAGACTAAGCTAGCAATTGTTAGGACTCTAGGAGCTAGCAACTGTTAGGACTCTAGGGGCTATGGTTGTGTATATATACCCTATTCAGTATAACGTAATAGAATAAGAAAATCAGCCACATATTCTTATATCTTGTTTTCTTCAATACTTCTTCATGGTATCATAGCTTAGGCTTAACTAATTATTATCTAGAACACTAGATCCTGAAGCCTGTCTCTCGTAAAAAAAACAGATATGGCCGCATCCTCGAGCTCTAGTTTAGGTCTTTCACCCTCCTCGCTCCATCAACTCATCACCATCTGCCCTATTAAACTAAAACCATCGAATTACCTTGTTTGGAGGACACAAATTCTTCAACTCATGCAAACCTTGAAAGTTACATCCATAATCAAGGACGAAGCCCCATCCGAGACTATCGAAAACGCAAAAGGAGAACCATCCCCTAACCCTAAGTTTGTAGACTGGGAATAACGTGATGTTCTGGTTAGAAGTTGGATCTCCGGTACAATGACAGAAGAGTCGATGTTTTTCATTATAGGGTGCTCAAATGCAAAGCAAATATGGTCATGTCTTGAGGATACCTACCTACAAGCCAGTAAAGACAAGGAATTTCAGTTGAAACAACAACTTCAAACTGTGAATCTTGGAACAAAATCCATAGATGAATATATCAAGAAATTTAAAGGGATTTGTGATAGTCTCGTGGATATACACAAATCAATGGATGAAGACATCAAAGTAATTAACTTTGCTAGAGGCCTTGGAAACAAATACAAGACCTTTCGCACTGTGATGTTAGGGAAACCACCATACCCTACCTTCAATCAATTTGTGACTGCCCTTAGAGGATTCAAAATGAGGGAAGAAGCAGATGACATTCAACAAACTCATATTGAGTCAACAGTGGCCTTTGCTGCTCAAAAATCACAAGGTCGAGGTCGTGGAAATTACTATCGAGGTAGGGGAAACCAACGAGGAATAGGAAATAGAGGATTCAACAACAACCATCGGCCGTTCGATGCTTCTCAAGATGGGGGTGGAGCTAATCAAACAAGAGATAATTCAAAAGTAAATGCTTGCTAGATTTGTGGAAGAAATAACCATACTGCGCTTTCTTGTTTTTATAGGTGGGATTATTCCTATCAAGCACAACAAGAAGTCCCAAAGGCACTTGCAACAATGAGTTTTAATGATCAATCTGATAATAATTTGTACATGGACTCAGGAGCTACCAATCATATGGTACAAACTACATGTATACTCAAAAACTCGTCTCCCTTTAGAGGATTTGACTCTGTTATGGTAGGAAATGaccataaactcaaaattaCACAGATAGGAGACACAAATGTTGGAAGAGACTTGcgtcttaaaaatgtgcttgtTGTGCCTAATCTCAAGAAAAATCTTGTTTCCGTTAGTAAGCTTATAATAGACAATGCTTGTTCCTTGACATTTACTGattgtaacgactcggaaaatgatagagtgaaactagagcctcacatgtgagtttggagtcgagaacttaatgaaatgattatatttgaatttgacccaaaagttcttaaaaatgtgcttcggaagttaccggaaacttgtttagcggtatatttaaagatccattccgttttttgaaaatccgacttcatattcttgtttagggggtcaaattgagtgggaaatgggtctaacccaaattttagagcaatcgtatcaaaatccgaaatttccaagtgaagcctttttcgagggtctactttggagggtcatacctcctagcacacaaattatttggtggccaa
Coding sequences within:
- the LOC125845774 gene encoding uncharacterized protein LOC125845774 — its product is MAGYYRRFVEGFSKIAAPLTRLTQKCVNGKVVAYASWQLKIREKNYLTHDLKLDAIIFALKIWRHYLYGEVNMVADALSRKSMGSLAYIVDERRPMAMNIQGLSNQGVRIDHKLPGRLIAGNVKQLILEEAHSSRKSIHPGAMKMYQNLRELYWWKGEVMQNLIIPEWKWERITMDFVIELPNTFKKHDSVWVIVDRLTKSAHFIPVRVTHTAKQLGDIYLREIVRIHRVHISIITDRGA